The following are encoded in a window of Amaranthus tricolor cultivar Red isolate AtriRed21 chromosome 2, ASM2621246v1, whole genome shotgun sequence genomic DNA:
- the LOC130805945 gene encoding uncharacterized protein LOC130805945 → MANNVNPSLMPEIGPDGLVREAPVIAYTEKVIEQEKLQLKKYIEENYSKIRDVEREFANLNLELKLTAGSKNAAFEHLRKKIEIQNDKIQAAKVKEEQAKKMWEVALKVVQDEEEVKQKLCEDLNQLVQESNNSQYARLEELKRRLEALNPGRVSTSIMPHSMPISASPASMTPEVNGVTSNSPSPANAEDSPTKVHNQPPSTDGAGRGKKKTLYHGRGRGIGILSKGRGSTPGWTGAGFDVDTGS, encoded by the exons ATGGCGAACAATGTAAATCCGTCTTTAATGCCGGAAATTGGCCCTGATGGACTTGTTCGTGAAGCTCCTGTTATCGCCTACACTGAAAAG GTTATTGAGCAAGAAAAGCTTCAACTTAAGAA ATATATAGAggaaaattattcaaaaattcgTGATGTTGAGCGTGAGTTTGCTAACCTAAATTTGGAGTTAAAACTCACTGCTGGTTCAAAAAATGCCG CATTTGAACatctaagaaaaaaaattgagatcCAAAATGACAAAATTCAAGCAGCTAAGGTCAAGGAAGAACAAGCAAAAAAG ATGTGGGAAGTTGCTTTAAAAGTTGTACAAGATGAGGAAGAAGTTAAACAGAAGCTATGTGAGGACTTGAATCAATTG GTCCAAGAAAGCAATAACTCCCAGTATGCAAGACTTGAGGAGTTAAAAAGGCGACTTGAAGCTTTGAATCCAGGAAGAGTATCAACTTCAATCATGCCG CACAGCATGCCAATTAGTGCATCACCTGCCTCTATGACGCCAGAAGTAAATGGAGTAACTTCAAATTCTCCCAGTCCAGCAAATGCTGAAGACTCACCAACTAAAGTTCATAATCAGCCACCAAGTACTGATGGAGCAGGAAGAGGAAAGAAGAAAACCCTTTACCATGGTAGAGGAAGGGGAATTGGAATATTGTCAAAAGGGAGAGGTTCTACACCTGGCTGGACTGGTGCTGGATTTGATGTGGATACTGGAAGTTGA